The Malus domestica chromosome 13, GDT2T_hap1 genome includes a window with the following:
- the LOC114820556 gene encoding probable xyloglucan endotransglucosylase/hydrolase protein 23, producing the protein MASFKSLISLLTLLTPLAISSLIFASAGNFNQEFEITWGDGRAKILNNGELLILSLDIVSGSAFESKNEYLFGKIDMQIKLVPGNSAGTVTAYYLSSKGSAWDEIDFEFLGNLTGDPYILHTNVFSQGKGNREQKFYLWFDPTADFHTYSILWNPHCIIFSVDGTPIREFKNLESIGVPFPKHQPMRIHSSLWNADDWATRGGLIKTDWSSAPFTASYRNFTADNACVWSSNGESSCKSSPSQSNAWLSEELDSIRKKRLSWVQNNYMIYNYCTDGKRFPQGFPVECKS; encoded by the exons ATGGCTTCCTTCAAATCACTTATTTCATTATTAACGCTGCTGACTCCTCTTGCTATAAGCTCTTTAATATTTGCCTCTGCTGGTAACTTTAACCAGGAATTTGAGATTACATGGGGAGACGGTCGAGCTAAGATACTCAACAATGGCGAGCTTCTCATTCTTTCACTTGACATAGTCTCTGGCTCTGCATTCGAATCCAAAAATGAGTATTTGTTCGGCAAGATTGACATGCAGATCAAGCTTGTCCCTGGAAACTCTGCTGGCACTGTCACAGCCTACTAT TTATCATCAAAAGGATCAGCATGGGATGAGATAGATTTTGAGTTCTTGGGTAACTTGACTGGAGACCCTTACATTCTTCACACCAATGTCTTTAGCCAAGGCAAAGGCAACAGAGAGCAAAAATTCTACCTCTGGTTTGACCCAACGGCTGACTTTCACACCTATTCCATCCTCTGGAATCCACATTGCATAAT TTTCTCTGTGGATGGTACTCCAATTAGAGAGTTCAAGAACTTGGAATCAATTGGTGTTCCTTTTCCAAAGCACCAACCAATGAGGATACACTCTAGCCTCTGGAATGCGGATGATTGGGCCACAAGGGGTGGACTTATCAAAACAGATTGGAGTAGTGCTCCTTTCACTGCTTCATACAGGAATTTCACTGCCGATAACGCTTGTGTTTGGTCATCAAATGGAGAATCTTCATGCAAATCTTCACCATCACAAAGTAATGCATGGCTATCAGAAGAGCTCGATTCAATTAGGAAGAAGAGGCTTAGCTGGGTCCAAAACAACTACATGATCTATAATTACTGCACTGACGGAAAGCGATTTCCCCAGGGTTTCCCTGTTGAATGCAAATCTTAA